From Camelina sativa cultivar DH55 chromosome 7, Cs, whole genome shotgun sequence, one genomic window encodes:
- the LOC104703288 gene encoding metacaspase-4-like isoform X2, whose translation MAKKAVLIGINYPGTKAELRGCVNDVRRMYKCLVERYGFSEEDITVLIDTDESSTQPTGKNIRRALKDLVGSADSGDVLVVHYSGHGTRLPAETGEDDDTGYDECIVPCDMNLITDDDFRDLVDQVPQGCRLTIVSDSCHSGGLIDEAKEQIGESTKKEDEEEEESSSKFGFRKFLRSKVEGAIESRGFHIGGSKKHEDESEEIETKEIELEDGERIHAKDKSLPLQTLIDILKQQTGNDNIEVGKIRPSLFDAFGDDSSPKVKKFMKVILGKLQSGNGEEGGLMGTLGKLASGFLEGKLNDEDYVKPAMQTHVGSKEEVYAGGSRGSVPLPDSGILISGCQTDQTSADATPAGKPTEAYGAMSNAIQKILEETDGEISNREMVTRARKSLKKQGFTQQPGLYCHDGYANAPFIC comes from the exons ATGGCGAAAAAGGCGGTGCTTATCGGGATCAATTACCCAGGAACCAAGGCGGAGTTACGGGGATGCGTCAACGATGTTCGTCGTATGTACAAATGTCTCGTCGAACGGTACGGCTTCTCTGAGGAGGACATCACCGTCCTCATCGACACCGATGAATCCTCTACACAGCCCACTGGCAAAAACATCCGCCGTGCTCTTAAGGATCTCGTCGGATCTGCTGATTCTGGCGACGTTCTTGTCGTTCATTACAGTGGACACGGTACGAGGCTCCCCGCTGAGACTGGTGAAGACGATGACACTGGCTACGATGAGTGTATTGTTCCTTGCGATATGAATCTCATTACAG ATGATGATTTCAGGGATCTGGTTGACCAAGTTCCTCAAGGTTGCAGATTGACAATCGTTTCAGATTCTTGTCACAGTGGTGGTTTGATTGATGAAGCCAAGGAGCAGATTGGAGAGAGCACTAAGAAAGAggacgaggaggaagaagagtctTCTTCGAAATTTGGGTTCAGGAAGTTCTTGCGCAGCAAAGTTGAAGGCGCCATTGAGTCTCGAGGGTTTCACATTGGAGGGAGCAAGAAGCATGAAGATGAGTCTGAAGAAATCGAGACTAAGGAGATTGAGCTAGAGGATGGAGAAAGGATTCATGCCAAAGAcaaatctcttcctcttcagACTTTGATCGATATCCTCAAGCAGCAAACAGGAAATGATAATATCGAAGTTGGGAAAATCAGGCCAAGTCTTTTTGATGCCTTTGGTGATGACTCGAGCCCAAAAGTGAAGAAGTTCATGAAAGTGATCTTGGGTAAGCTTCAATCAGGAAATGGAGAAGAAGGTGGGCTTATGGGTACGCTTGGAAAGTTGGCTTCAGGTTTTCTTGAGGGGAAGCTCAACGATGAGGACTATGTGAAACCCGCGATGCAGACACATGTTGGGAGTAAAGAAGAGGTTTATGCCGGTGGTTCCAGAGGTTCGGTTCCGCTTCCAGACAGCGGTATACTGATCAGCGGT TGCCAAACTGATCAGACCTCTGCCGATGCCACTCCAGCGGGGAAACCAACTGAGGCTTATGGAGCCATGAGCAATGCGATACAGAAGATTTTGGAGGAGACAGACGGTGAGATATCAAACAGAGAAATGGTTACAAGGGCAAGGAAGTCACTGAAGAAGCAAGGTTTTACTCAGCAGCCAGGTTTGTATTGTCATGATGGCTATGCAAATGCTCCCTTTATCTGTTAA
- the LOC104703285 gene encoding metacaspase-6-like: protein MAKKALLIGINYVGTKAELRGCVNDVRRMHISLVERYGFPEKNIKMLIDTDSSSIKPTGKNIRQALLDLVEPAKPGDVLFVHYSGHGTRLPAETGEEDDTGYDECIVPSDMNLITDDDFRDLVDMVPKDCPITIISDSCHSGGLIDEAKEQIGESTKKKDKDFGDCSKINKETEAEINEVGSRSLPLETLIDMLKQETGNDNIEVGKIRTTLFEMFGEDSSPKVKKFMNVILSNLQETITTSQAVSGEILGSIENLAQEFLEQKLNDDVKPAIQEVYAGAINGALPDNGILISGCQTDQTSADASPPGHPELAYGALTNAIQIILKETKGKISNKDLVLKARKLLKKQGFDQRPGLYCNDAYVDAQFIC, encoded by the exons ATGGCCAAGAAAGCTTTACTGATTGGGATCAACTACGTGGGAACGAAGGCAGAGCTACGAGGCTGCGTCAACGACGTCCGTCGGATGCATATAAGCCTCGTCGAACGGTATGGATTCCCCGAGAAGAACATCAAAATGTTGATCGATACTGATAGTTCTTCGATCAAACCGACCGGTAAGAACATCAGACAGGCGTTGTTGGATCTCGTTGAACCGGCTAAACCGGGTGATGTTCTCTTCGTCCATTACAGTGGACACGGGACTAGGTTGCCCGCGGAAACTggagaagaggatgatactggTTACGATGAGTGTATTGTTCCTTCCGATATGAATCTCATCACCg ATGATGATTTCAGGGATCTTGTGGATATGGTGCCAAAGGATTGTCCCATTACAATCATATCTGACTCTTGTCACAGTGGCGGTCTAATAGATGAAGCCAAAGAGCAGATAGGAGAGAGCacgaagaagaaggataaaGACTTTGGAGACTGTTCAAAGATCAACAAGGAGACAGAAGCAGAGATAAATGAAGTGGGAAGTAGATCTCTGCCATTAGAGACTTTGATTGATATGCTGAAGCAAGAAACAGGCAACGATAATATCGAAGTCGGGAAGATCAGAACAACCCTTTTCGAGATGTTTGGAGAAGATTCAAGCCCAAAGGTGAAGAAGTTCATGAATGTGATTCTAAGCAACCTACAAGAGACTATTACTACTAGTCAAGCTGTTTCAGGTGAGATATTGGGATCAATTGAGAATCTAGCTCAAGAGTTTCTTGAGCAGAAGCTTAACGACGATGTGAAACCCGCGATCCAAGAGGTGTATGCAGGTGCTATCAATGGTGCACTTCCTGATAACGGTATATTGATCAGTGGTTGCCAAACTGATCAAACTTCTGCAGACGCAAGCCCACCAGGTCACCCTGAATTGGCTTACGGAGCACTCACCAATGCTATACAGATCATACTTAAGGAGACTAAAGGTAAGATTAGCAACAAAGATCTTGTGTTGAAGGCTAGGAAGCTTCTCAAGAAACAGGGCTTTGATCAACGACCGGGACTGTATTGCAATGATGCTTATGTTGATGCTCAGTTTATATGTTGA
- the LOC104703288 gene encoding metacaspase-4-like isoform X1 produces MAKKAVLIGINYPGTKAELRGCVNDVRRMYKCLVERYGFSEEDITVLIDTDESSTQPTGKNIRRALKDLVGSADSGDVLVVHYSGHGTRLPAETGEDDDTGYDECIVPCDMNLITDDDFRDLVDQVPQGCRLTIVSDSCHSGGLIDEAKEQIGESTKKEDEEEEESSSKFGFRKFLRSKVEGAIESRGFHIGGSKKHEDESEEIETKEIELEDGERIHAKDKSLPLQTLIDILKQQTGNDNIEVGKIRPSLFDAFGDDSSPKVKKFMKVILGKLQSGNGEEGGLMGTLGKLASGFLEGKLNDEDYVKPAMQTHVGSKEEVYAGGSRGSVPLPDSGILISGCQTDQTSADATPAGKPTEAYGAMSNAIQKILEETDGEISNREMVTRARKSLKKQGFTQQPGLYCHDGYANAPFIC; encoded by the exons ATGGCGAAAAAGGCGGTGCTTATCGGGATCAATTACCCAGGAACCAAGGCGGAGTTACGGGGATGCGTCAACGATGTTCGTCGTATGTACAAATGTCTCGTCGAACGGTACGGCTTCTCTGAGGAGGACATCACCGTCCTCATCGACACCGATGAATCCTCTACACAGCCCACTGGCAAAAACATCCGCCGTGCTCTTAAGGATCTCGTCGGATCTGCTGATTCTGGCGACGTTCTTGTCGTTCATTACAGTGGACACGGTACGAGGCTCCCCGCTGAGACTGGTGAAGACGATGACACTGGCTACGATGAGTGTATTGTTCCTTGCGATATGAATCTCATTACAG ATGATGATTTCAGGGATCTGGTTGACCAAGTTCCTCAAGGTTGCAGATTGACAATCGTTTCAGATTCTTGTCACAGTGGTGGTTTGATTGATGAAGCCAAGGAGCAGATTGGAGAGAGCACTAAGAAAGAggacgaggaggaagaagagtctTCTTCGAAATTTGGGTTCAGGAAGTTCTTGCGCAGCAAAGTTGAAGGCGCCATTGAGTCTCGAGGGTTTCACATTGGAGGGAGCAAGAAGCATGAAGATGAGTCTGAAGAAATCGAGACTAAGGAGATTGAGCTAGAGGATGGAGAAAGGATTCATGCCAAAGAcaaatctcttcctcttcagACTTTGATCGATATCCTCAAGCAGCAAACAGGAAATGATAATATCGAAGTTGGGAAAATCAGGCCAAGTCTTTTTGATGCCTTTGGTGATGACTCGAGCCCAAAAGTGAAGAAGTTCATGAAAGTGATCTTGGGTAAGCTTCAATCAGGAAATGGAGAAGAAGGTGGGCTTATGGGTACGCTTGGAAAGTTGGCTTCAGGTTTTCTTGAGGGGAAGCTCAACGATGAGGACTATGTGAAACCCGCGATGCAGACACATGTTGGGAGTAAAGAAGAGGTTTATGCCGGTGGTTCCAGAGGTTCGGTTCCGCTTCCAGACAGCGGTATACTGATCAGCGGTTGCCAAACTGATCAGACCTCTGCCGATGCCACTCCAGCGGGGAAAC CAACTGAGGCTTATGGAGCCATGAGCAATGCGATACAGAAGATTTTGGAGGAGACAGACGGTGAGATATCAAACAGAGAAATGGTTACAAGGGCAAGGAAGTCACTGAAGAAGCAAGGTTTTACTCAGCAGCCAGGTTTGTATTGTCATGATGGCTATGCAAATGCTCCCTTTATCTGTTAA
- the LOC104703286 gene encoding metacaspase-5-like, which produces MTKKAVLIGINYPGTKAELRGCVNDVRRVHKCLVDRFGFSERNITQLIDTDESFTKPTGKNIRQALLNLVESAKSGDVLVVHYSGHGTRLPAETGEDDDTGYDECIVPCDMNLITDDEFRDLVEKVPKDAHMTIISDSCHSGGLIDEAKEQIGDSTKKNPKKESGVFSRFGFKGFVREAVEEALETRRIHTPHHKDEKEESKTKEIELEDGAKVHVVNKSLPLQTLIDILKQDTGNDNIEVGKIRPTLFNVFGEDASPKVKKFMKVLLTKLQEVKSEGGILGMIGKLAEEFVEYKLNDDEEYVQTHVGNKKEVYAGASDGSLADNGILISGCQTDQTSADASPLDHPEMAYGAFTNAVQIILEETKGKITYKELVLKARKLLKKQGFSQRPGLYCNDSFVNAPFIC; this is translated from the exons ATGACGAAGAAAGCTGTGTTGATTGGAATCAATTACCCTGGAACCAAGGCGGAGCTACGGGGTTGCGTCAACGATGTTCGGAGGGTGCACAAATGCCTTGTCGATCGGTTCGGATTCTCCGAGAGAAACATCACTCAGCTGATCGATACTGACGAGTCTTTCACCAAACCTACCGGGAAGAACATCAGACAGGCGTTATTGAATCTAGTTGAATCAGCCAAATCCGGCGATGTTCTCGTCGTCCATTACAGTGGACATGGGACGAGGTTGCCGGCTGAGactggagaagatgatgatactgGTTATGATGAATGTATTGTCCCTTGTGATATGAATCTTATCACCG ATGATGAATTCAGGGATCTTGTGGAGAAGGTACCAAAGGACGCACACATGACAATCATCTCAGACTCTTGTCACAGTGGTGGCCTCATCGATGAAGCTAAAGAGCAGATAGGAGATAGCACGAAGAAGAATCCAAAGAAAGAATCTGGAGTCTTTTCAAGATTTGGATTTAAAGGCTTCGTGCGTGAAGCTGTGGAAGAAGCATTGGAAACTCGAAGGATCCACACTCCTCACCacaaagatgagaaagaagaaagcaagacTAAAGAGATTGAGCTAGAAGATGGGGCAAAAGTCCATGTCGTAAACAAATCTCTGCCTCTACAAACTCTAATCGATATCCTCAAGCAAGATACAGGTAACGATAATATCGAAGTTGGGAAAATCAGACCAACCCTTTTCAATGTGTTTGGAGAAGATGCCTCCCCAAAGGTTAAGAAGTTCATGAAAGTGCTTCTAACAAAGCTGCAAGAAGTTAAAAGTGAAGGTGGGATATTGGGAATGATTGGGAAACTAGCTGAAGAGTTTGTTGAGTACAAACTAAACGATGATGAAGAGTATGTGCAGACACATGTTGGGAACAAGAAAGAGGTCTATGCAGGTGCAAGCGATGGTTCTCTTGCGGATAACGGTATTTTGATTAGCGGTTGCCAAACTGACCAAACTTCTGCTGACGCGAGTCCTTTGGATCATCCTGAAATGGCCTATGGAGCATTCACCAACGCTGTACAGATCATACTTGAGGAGACAAAGGGTAAGATTACATACAAGGAACTTGTTTTGAAGGCAAGAAAGCTTCTTAAGAAACAGGGCTTTTCTCAACGACCAGGACTATATTGCAATGATAGTTTTGTGAATGCTCCGTTTATTTGTTGA
- the LOC104703284 gene encoding metacaspase-7 has protein sequence MVKRAVLIGINYPGTAEELQGCVNDARRMHKCLVDRFGFAEEDITLLIDSDKSYTQPTGKNIRQALSELVTPAKAGDVLFVHYSGHGTRVPPETGEEDDTGFDECIVPSDLNPIPDDDFRSLVEQVPEGCQITIVSDSCHSGGLIDEAKEQIGESTTTKPDPELKVSSFEFDFGNCLHSVFVKLLAFCGIGSSHVETDEIAEEVGESDGVVKSRYLPLERFIALLKQQTGLDNIEIGKIRPTLFDAFGEDSSPKIKKFMKVILTKLREGNYQSTLLGKIEESARGYIEDKLNDEDYVKPAMEAHVKSDREIYGGASSNGLYPDRGILLSGCQTDETSADVKKKGEAFGAFSNAIQMVLSETGKDKITNKEMVLRVREILKKQRFTQRPGLYCNDRFVNAPFIC, from the exons ATGGTGAAGAGAGCGGTACTGATAGGAATCAACTACCCAGGCACCGCAGAGGAGCTACAAGGCTGCGTCAACGACGCCCGTCGGATGCACAAGTGCCTCGTTGACCGGTTCGGATTCGCGGAGGAAGATATCACGCTGCTGATCGACTCCGACAAGTCGTACACTCAACCCACCGGAAAGAACATCCGTCAGGCTTTGTCGGAGCTCGTAACGCCAGCAAAGGCCGGTGACGTGTTATTCGTTCATTACAGTGGACACGGCACGAGGGTCCCACCGGAAACAGGGGAAGAAGATGATACAGGTTTTGACGAGTGTATCGTTCCTTCCGACTTAAACCCAATCCCTG ATGATGATTTCAGGAGTTTAGTGGAACAAGTTCCAGAGGGGTGTCAGATAACGATTGTATCAGATTCTTGTCACAGCGGCGGACTCATCGATGAAGCTAAGGAACAGATTGGGGAGAGTACCACGACGAAGCCAGACCCAGAActaaaagtttcttcttttgagtTCGACTTTGGGAACTGTTTGCATAGCGTTTTTGTGAAACTTCTTGCGTTTTGTGGAATCGGAAGCTCACATGTAGAAACGGACGAGATCGCAGAAGAAGTTGGAGAGAGTGATGGAGTTGTCAAATCAAGGTATCTGCCGTTGGAGAGGTTTATCGCACTTCTCAAACAACAAACTGGGCTAGACAATATCGAGATTGGTAAAATCAGACCGACCCTTTTCGATGCCTTTGGTGAAGATTCGAGTCCCAAGATAAAGAAGTTCATGAAAGTGATTCTCACCAAGCTAAGGGAAGGAAATTATCAAAGTACGTTACTTGGTAAGATCGAAGAAAGTGCTCGTGGGTATATAGAAGATAAGCTGAACGACGAAGACTACGTGAAACCTGCAATGGAGGCACATGTGAAGAGCGACCGTGAGATTTATGGAGGAGCATCAAGCAACGGATTGTATCCAGACCGAGGGATTCTGTTGAGTGGATGTCAAACAGATGAGACATCAGCAGATGttaagaagaaaggagaagcgTTTGGAGCGTTTAGCAACGCTATCCAAATGGTTTTGTCGGAGACCGGTAAAGATAAGATTACGAACAAGGAAATGGTATTGAGGGTAAGAGAGATTCTGAAGAAACAGAGGTTTACTCAGAGACCAGGATTGTATTGTAATGACCGTTTTGTGAATGCTCCATTTATATGCTAA